A stretch of the Vulcanisaeta souniana JCM 11219 genome encodes the following:
- a CDS encoding coiled-coil protein: MSIINEEELESKIKELSGEVLKIRELISEREKERENLRNELNKVREELSAVINQLNNKRNELKSVKEELNKLRKNRDDIINTLRQLKGRRAELFQRAKELIEKVKKYRELLKMLNDLVGGKPIDKDKLRELIDKLEFEHEISPTDPEKEWEFFRTIQELEKELNAAEVISRIKEYISNGSQEVENIRKERMELGQQMRELYNNALMNIKNQIQDLKKRRDSVVNEIVQLKSRRDSLKSRRDELKTKILSKSAEIKGLRDKLRELNDEVNKYQLLLAAARKSKNLVSKKQEEAKVKEELKKKAEEGLQKLMKGERVSLNDLLGLGLEEDNEK, from the coding sequence ATGTCAATTATAAACGAGGAGGAGTTAGAGAGCAAGATCAAGGAGTTAAGCGGTGAGGTCCTTAAGATCAGGGAGTTAATCAGTGAGAGGGAGAAGGAAAGGGAGAACCTACGTAATGAGCTGAATAAGGTCAGGGAGGAGCTGAGCGCTGTAATAAATCAACTCAATAATAAGAGGAATGAGTTGAAGAGTGTTAAGGAGGAGCTAAATAAGTTAAGGAAGAATAGGGATGATATTATAAATACTCTGCGGCAGCTTAAGGGGAGAAGGGCGGAACTTTTCCAAAGGGCTAAGGAACTAATAGAGAAGGTGAAGAAGTATAGGGAATTACTGAAGATGCTTAATGACTTAGTTGGCGGGAAACCCATTGATAAGGATAAACTAAGGGAGCTAATTGATAAGCTTGAATTTGAGCATGAGATATCACCCACAGATCCCGAGAAGGAATGGGAGTTCTTTAGGACGATACAGGAGTTGGAGAAGGAATTAAATGCAGCAGAGGTCATCTCAAGGATCAAGGAATACATAAGCAACGGTTCCCAGGAGGTTGAGAATATCCGTAAAGAAAGGATGGAACTGGGGCAACAAATGAGGGAACTGTATAATAATGCTCTCATGAACATTAAGAACCAGATACAGGATCTCAAGAAGAGGAGGGATTCCGTAGTTAACGAAATCGTTCAACTAAAGAGCCGTAGGGACTCACTTAAGTCTAGGCGTGACGAGTTAAAGACAAAGATACTGAGTAAATCAGCGGAGATAAAGGGTTTAAGGGACAAGCTAAGGGAACTAAACGACGAAGTAAATAAGTACCAATTACTCCTGGCAGCTGCGCGGAAGTCCAAGAACCTGGTGTCCAAGAAGCAGGAGGAGGCGAAAGTCAAGGAGGAACTGAAGAAGAAGGCGGAGGAAGGACTTCAGAAACTAATGAAAGGCGAGAGGGTATCACTGAATGATTTATTAGGGCTGGGGTTAGAGGAAGATAATGAGAAGTGA
- a CDS encoding DUF373 family protein, which produces MSSLVRRVIVLCVDRDNDVGERLGVPTPIIGRGNVLKVATEYILRYPDDSDANAMFGAVQLYDTLISTLGAENVEIAVVTGASSEDVTADMKILSEVDKILQVFDADGFIVVSDGPSDEVVVPLIQSRRPVVSVKRIVVKQTKGFEEFAVLARYYVGKLFNEPRYRRYALGVPGALLLIYGLFYSIWPYIPVIVRTMIVAGITIILGTIFTLYGFNLHESVLRFLRMYEITFFISALSVFFTIVYLLSTYYILHQSIPLWGSLNLFDFVGLVTAAILTVNAFEVYVKHRIRPFGRVAADVLLTTFLVIVAGNMTGYMLGKVGTYTLLYDLLIYTAIGLITLSVLGILRNRYGKGKVKGGGKPRPKGSGI; this is translated from the coding sequence ATGTCTAGTCTCGTAAGAAGAGTAATTGTGCTCTGCGTTGATAGGGATAATGACGTAGGTGAGAGACTGGGTGTTCCCACACCGATAATAGGCAGAGGCAACGTACTCAAGGTAGCCACCGAGTACATACTTAGGTACCCAGATGACTCTGATGCTAATGCTATGTTTGGCGCAGTACAGCTTTACGATACGTTAATCTCAACCCTTGGTGCCGAGAATGTGGAGATCGCTGTTGTCACAGGGGCCAGCTCCGAGGACGTTACTGCGGACATGAAAATACTTAGCGAGGTTGATAAGATACTCCAGGTGTTTGATGCTGATGGCTTCATAGTGGTTTCTGATGGGCCATCTGACGAGGTTGTTGTTCCACTCATTCAATCAAGGAGGCCCGTAGTATCGGTTAAGAGGATCGTTGTTAAGCAAACCAAGGGCTTTGAGGAGTTTGCTGTATTGGCTAGGTACTACGTTGGTAAGTTATTCAATGAGCCTAGGTATAGGAGGTACGCACTTGGTGTACCTGGAGCCCTACTTTTGATCTATGGATTATTCTACAGCATATGGCCTTATATACCAGTAATCGTTAGGACTATGATAGTGGCCGGTATAACAATAATACTTGGAACCATATTCACACTCTATGGTTTTAATCTTCACGAATCAGTACTGCGCTTCCTCAGGATGTACGAGATAACATTCTTCATTTCCGCACTATCAGTATTCTTCACAATAGTGTATTTACTATCCACGTACTACATACTGCACCAAAGCATACCTCTTTGGGGTTCATTGAACCTGTTTGACTTCGTGGGCCTAGTAACGGCAGCCATACTTACAGTTAACGCATTCGAGGTTTACGTAAAGCACAGGATTAGGCCATTCGGTAGGGTTGCGGCTGACGTACTTTTAACAACCTTCTTGGTAATCGTAGCTGGTAACATGACTGGTTACATGCTTGGTAAGGTTGGTACATACACGCTACTTTACGACTTATTGATATATACCGCCATAGGGTTAATAACATTATCAGTATTGGGTATCCTGAGGAATAGGTATGGCAAGGGTAAGGTTAAGGGTGGAGGTAAGCCAAGACCTAAAGGCTCTGGCATATAG
- a CDS encoding TRM11 family SAM-dependent methyltransferase, with amino-acid sequence MARVRLRVEVSQDLKALAYSEILSIIELSGGSAELIDESKGLLMDYNGNLESLGRKLCRAALTRHVWVVEGDGERKFLDLDRSRYRVLKLGRRNGSVNIDLRIARLLVNLSRADYGSVFLDPFVGSGLIAYEAAMIGAYVMGIDINLRPLRSIQGEYIDAINSDSLLGPTRDGAVDSIATDPPYNRLSISDIDLDTFYRKLAEEAYRVLRSRGYIAFSHPTYVDSLDWFLNVGFELVANGLQYVHGSLTRIIYVFRKP; translated from the coding sequence ATGGCAAGGGTAAGGTTAAGGGTGGAGGTAAGCCAAGACCTAAAGGCTCTGGCATATAGTGAAATCCTGTCCATAATAGAGTTATCCGGAGGATCCGCTGAGCTCATTGACGAATCGAAGGGCCTATTGATGGATTACAATGGTAACCTTGAATCACTAGGTAGGAAGTTATGCAGGGCTGCATTAACCAGGCATGTATGGGTTGTGGAGGGTGATGGGGAAAGGAAGTTCCTTGACTTGGATAGGTCTAGGTACAGGGTTTTGAAGTTGGGTAGGAGGAATGGTTCCGTTAACATTGACTTGCGTATTGCAAGACTGCTTGTTAATCTATCAAGGGCTGACTATGGCTCGGTATTTCTTGATCCATTCGTAGGGTCCGGCTTAATTGCATATGAAGCTGCAATGATTGGCGCTTACGTAATGGGTATTGATATCAACCTAAGGCCATTGCGCTCAATACAGGGTGAATACATTGATGCCATTAATTCTGATTCCCTCCTAGGCCCCACTAGGGATGGTGCTGTGGATTCCATAGCCACAGATCCTCCTTATAACAGGTTATCCATAAGCGATATTGACTTGGATACGTTTTATAGGAAGCTTGCGGAGGAAGCATACAGGGTTTTAAGAAGCCGTGGCTACATAGCCTTTTCACACCCTACATACGTGGACTCCCTTGACTGGTTCTTAAACGTGGGTTTTGAGTTGGTGGCTAATGGTTTGCAGTACGTGCATGGTAGTTTAACGAGGATAATATACGTATTTAGAAAACCATAG
- a CDS encoding orotidine 5'-phosphate decarboxylase / HUMPS family protein: MKLQVALDLVEPSLAVDLARRLCDAGAVDIVEAGTPLIKTAGIFIVSALRVSCPNAEIMADLKTMDVGSLEARLAINAGANIVSVLGAAANETISDFIAETRKLNGKSLIDMISVKDPVSRVKELLNAGLRPDYVGLHLGIDVQKGRGLTVEDLVKEAIKIKDEYGLGVAIAGGVDEKMAQRIKGTNIDIVIVGRAITQAPDPVKAAENIRRLLGIH, from the coding sequence TTGAAGTTGCAGGTCGCGCTTGATCTAGTAGAGCCCAGCTTAGCCGTTGATCTTGCCCGTAGGCTCTGTGATGCGGGCGCCGTGGATATCGTAGAGGCTGGTACGCCGTTAATAAAGACGGCAGGGATCTTCATAGTTAGTGCCTTGAGGGTTTCATGTCCTAATGCAGAGATTATGGCGGATCTAAAGACAATGGACGTTGGATCACTTGAGGCCAGGCTCGCGATTAATGCCGGGGCTAACATAGTGAGTGTGCTTGGTGCGGCTGCTAATGAGACAATAAGTGATTTCATAGCAGAGACTAGGAAACTTAATGGTAAGTCATTAATTGACATGATCAGTGTTAAGGATCCCGTCAGTAGAGTTAAGGAGCTACTTAACGCGGGACTAAGGCCTGATTATGTCGGGCTTCACCTGGGAATTGATGTTCAGAAGGGTAGGGGATTGACTGTGGAGGATTTAGTGAAGGAAGCCATTAAGATCAAGGATGAATATGGCTTAGGTGTTGCAATAGCTGGTGGCGTAGATGAGAAGATGGCGCAAAGGATTAAGGGCACTAATATTGATATTGTGATTGTGGGAAGGGCAATAACTCAAGCACCCGATCCGGTCAAGGCTGCAGAAAACATAAGGAGACTGCTTGGTATACACTAG
- the cca gene encoding CCA tRNA nucleotidyltransferase, producing MDIEEVIKEAVGIVTPSLEERNRVINTANTVVKLVTDGLLKRGYRDFTVAIQGSVAKDTWLPGDRDIDIFIILPRDYIDKIRSGDIINDLIDVAVEYRLSWSIKYAQHPYIQLIINDFEVDVVPCIRISPGERPFTAADRTPLHTDFVKTKLMQRTIDVRLLKAFLKSVNIYGAEIKVRGFSGYVSELLIIHYGSFLNAIKAISNWSTRYVFIDMTNTYNEKDAVKKFKSPVIIIDPVDPSRNAAASINRDTLATAIAASREFLRNPSIKFFARTQYVEMELKLVLPTMVIRAPYPEGVSPDIVWGEVTRLMALLVRNLRKLGFKVVRSMAWSDDKSIILLMMIFEELELPRYELHEGPPVDSDAADSFIRKYVNRQDVVGPFIRGTRWFIVRNRRFPDVIDATRHIISTVSLKHLGNTLARSEYIKVKSINDIEVFHQSERAIVKEFLWSRPWWLT from the coding sequence GTGGATATTGAGGAGGTTATTAAGGAGGCAGTGGGCATCGTCACACCAAGCCTCGAGGAAAGGAATAGAGTGATTAATACTGCAAATACCGTGGTTAAGTTAGTCACTGATGGTTTATTGAAACGTGGTTACAGGGATTTTACCGTGGCGATACAGGGCTCTGTGGCGAAGGATACCTGGCTACCCGGTGATAGGGATATAGATATATTCATTATTCTGCCTAGGGACTACATAGATAAGATTAGGAGTGGTGATATAATTAATGACTTAATAGATGTGGCTGTTGAATACAGACTTAGTTGGAGTATTAAGTATGCCCAGCATCCTTACATTCAATTGATAATTAATGATTTCGAGGTTGATGTAGTGCCATGCATACGCATTAGTCCAGGTGAGCGCCCATTCACAGCAGCCGACAGAACACCATTACACACGGATTTCGTAAAAACCAAACTCATGCAAAGAACAATCGATGTTAGGTTATTGAAGGCGTTCCTAAAGTCAGTGAATATTTATGGTGCGGAGATTAAGGTACGGGGCTTCAGCGGCTATGTAAGCGAGCTCTTGATAATACATTACGGCTCCTTCCTAAATGCAATAAAGGCCATTAGTAATTGGTCAACTAGGTACGTCTTCATAGACATGACTAATACCTATAATGAGAAGGATGCCGTGAAGAAGTTCAAGTCGCCAGTCATTATAATAGACCCAGTTGACCCAAGTCGCAATGCAGCGGCGTCAATAAATAGGGATACGTTGGCCACGGCCATAGCGGCCTCGCGGGAATTCCTTAGAAACCCAAGTATTAAGTTCTTCGCAAGAACTCAATACGTTGAAATGGAGCTAAAGTTGGTATTACCAACCATGGTGATTAGGGCCCCATATCCAGAGGGTGTTTCCCCAGACATAGTATGGGGTGAAGTTACTAGATTAATGGCATTATTAGTGAGGAACCTAAGGAAACTTGGTTTTAAGGTTGTTCGATCAATGGCATGGAGTGACGATAAATCAATAATTCTACTGATGATGATATTCGAGGAACTCGAACTCCCTAGGTATGAACTGCATGAAGGCCCACCTGTTGATTCAGATGCGGCAGATAGTTTCATAAGGAAGTACGTTAATAGGCAGGATGTAGTGGGTCCATTTATAAGGGGGACACGCTGGTTCATAGTGAGGAATAGGAGGTTTCCCGACGTTATTGATGCCACTAGGCATATAATATCCACCGTATCACTTAAACACCTGGGAAATACACTGGCCCGCTCTGAATACATTAAGGTTAAGTCAATTAATGATATAGAGGTTTTTCACCAAAGTGAGAGGGCCATCGTTAAGGAGTTTCTCTGGTCAAGACCCTGGTGGTTAACGTAA
- a CDS encoding sugar phosphate nucleotidyltransferase has protein sequence MKSYDVVILAGGLATRLRPLSYSRPKPLLPVLDKEIIDWIMESITRIPLNRVFISIRYMGDLIKEHMENTWAEFKDRLVFVTESKPLGDAGPIPLIDEKYELSDTFLVVYGDIFSDISTVELINFHEKAGGLATVTLTKVDDVSRYGVAQLDENNRIINFIEKPKQYVGSNLINAGFYVFTKETIKLMPRNPEGQIKLATDVIPRLLGTGSVYGYIHNGLWFDIGTPEDYLRANFRVLANRCSGTNNHCINTDLHPTVTIQPPVYLGPNVVVGNNTELGPNVIVHKNTKIGSTTKILNSLIFNGSSLCDGSYISGAIIGSNTYIGKWVRIEDGSVIGDGVYVKDYVFIAKNAKIGPYREIMESIYKDNEIIL, from the coding sequence ATGAAGAGTTATGACGTGGTGATACTAGCTGGTGGATTAGCAACCAGGCTTAGACCCCTTAGTTATTCGCGCCCGAAACCGCTCCTCCCCGTCCTCGATAAGGAAATCATTGACTGGATCATGGAGTCCATAACAAGGATACCACTGAATAGAGTCTTCATATCAATAAGGTACATGGGTGACTTAATTAAGGAGCACATGGAAAACACATGGGCGGAGTTTAAGGATAGGCTCGTATTCGTAACGGAGAGCAAGCCGTTGGGTGACGCAGGTCCAATACCATTGATCGACGAGAAGTACGAACTATCGGACACGTTTCTCGTGGTTTACGGCGACATCTTTAGTGACATAAGTACGGTCGAACTCATAAACTTTCATGAGAAGGCAGGCGGCCTCGCAACAGTAACCCTCACTAAGGTCGATGATGTGTCAAGGTATGGTGTCGCTCAATTAGACGAAAATAATAGAATAATAAATTTCATAGAGAAGCCTAAGCAGTACGTAGGTTCTAACCTAATTAACGCTGGTTTTTACGTATTCACCAAGGAGACCATTAAATTAATGCCAAGAAACCCAGAGGGACAGATTAAACTAGCTACGGATGTAATACCTAGGTTATTAGGGACGGGTAGTGTGTATGGGTATATACACAATGGGCTTTGGTTTGATATAGGGACGCCCGAGGATTATCTAAGGGCGAATTTTAGGGTCCTAGCCAATAGGTGCTCAGGTACTAATAATCATTGTATAAACACCGACCTGCACCCCACGGTGACAATACAACCACCAGTTTATCTGGGGCCGAACGTGGTGGTTGGGAACAATACCGAGCTCGGCCCTAACGTAATAGTGCATAAAAACACCAAAATAGGTAGCACAACTAAGATACTGAATTCGTTGATTTTTAATGGTTCATCACTATGCGATGGATCATACATATCGGGCGCAATTATAGGTAGTAATACGTACATCGGCAAGTGGGTGAGGATTGAGGATGGCTCTGTGATTGGCGATGGAGTTTACGTGAAGGACTATGTATTCATAGCAAAAAACGCAAAGATTGGCCCGTATAGGGAAATAATGGAGTCGATTTATAAGGACAACGAGATCATACTCTAA
- a CDS encoding 30S ribosomal protein S13, with amino-acid sequence MSQEIKQIVRIGDTDLDGFKPVVYALTKIRGIGVTTAYAICRYLGVNPLIRLGQLDDETIRKLDWAVRNLYQFAPGWFVNRPKDPETGRNMHLLGADLVLAARRDVDLMKKLRSWKGIRHNLGLKVRGQRTRTTGRLGLTVGVSKGKTAGGAGGAGGGKQ; translated from the coding sequence ATGTCCCAGGAAATCAAGCAGATAGTAAGGATTGGCGATACTGACTTGGATGGGTTTAAGCCGGTGGTTTATGCATTAACTAAGATTAGGGGCATTGGCGTAACCACAGCATATGCCATATGCAGATACCTGGGTGTAAATCCGTTAATTAGACTCGGGCAACTTGATGACGAGACAATTAGAAAGCTTGACTGGGCTGTGAGGAATCTATATCAATTTGCACCAGGTTGGTTTGTGAATAGACCCAAGGACCCAGAAACCGGGCGTAATATGCATCTTCTAGGCGCTGACCTGGTATTGGCCGCTAGGAGGGACGTGGATTTAATGAAAAAACTGAGAAGCTGGAAGGGCATTAGGCATAACCTAGGGCTTAAGGTTAGGGGCCAAAGAACCAGGACAACAGGTAGGTTGGGCCTAACGGTGGGTGTATCAAAGGGAAAGACAGCCGGCGGAGCCGGTGGCGCTGGAGGAGGAAAGCAGTAG
- a CDS encoding GNAT family N-acetyltransferase, translating to MSIAKSLTKLEFRELKNNESKLVIELYNSLSNESIYHRFRGFFRDFERYITSIFSDPRNVIYGAFINNELVGVLEAVYLSDGCYEIAIVVKDNYQGKGIGTRLIAFAMSDLKRRGAKTLVAHTTPDNYRILAISRKFHGTVKCMYEECTTVFNLQSINVDQLLN from the coding sequence ATGAGCATCGCAAAATCATTAACTAAACTCGAATTCAGGGAACTAAAGAATAACGAAAGTAAATTAGTAATCGAGCTCTACAACTCATTAAGCAACGAGAGCATTTACCATAGATTTAGGGGCTTCTTCAGGGACTTCGAGAGGTATATAACGTCTATATTTTCTGACCCACGTAATGTCATTTATGGAGCATTCATAAACAATGAATTGGTCGGCGTCTTGGAGGCCGTTTATTTAAGTGATGGCTGTTACGAAATTGCCATTGTTGTTAAGGATAATTACCAGGGTAAGGGCATCGGCACAAGACTCATTGCATTCGCAATGAGTGATCTAAAGAGAAGGGGCGCTAAAACGCTGGTGGCGCACACTACACCCGATAATTACAGGATACTGGCTATATCCAGGAAATTCCATGGTACTGTAAAGTGCATGTACGAGGAGTGCACCACCGTATTTAATTTACAAAGCATAAATGTTGATCAACTCTTAAATTAA
- a CDS encoding ribosome biogenesis protein has protein sequence MKELVILLAESALETIPRELLNDPVIINDARKRRENPRYLILDRARHHRAMLGLPRAEKRGRPDIVHQALLLIQGSILAYNKLVKTYIHTTNNLVIYVDPETRVPRNYNNFIGLMSQLFREGKVPPMGKPLFSIVGGINHAFNAELPDRKILLDDVRGREIPMSVFIDYVLSLKKPLVMIGAFPRGSFEESTYSLADDVFRISRYVMDTATILCRLLSALEMRLGLLA, from the coding sequence GTGAAGGAATTAGTAATTTTGCTGGCTGAGTCTGCGCTTGAGACAATCCCTAGGGAGTTATTGAATGATCCAGTGATCATTAACGATGCAAGAAAAAGGCGGGAAAACCCCAGGTATTTAATCCTTGATAGGGCCAGGCACCACAGAGCAATGCTTGGTTTACCTAGAGCCGAGAAACGTGGAAGACCGGATATCGTGCACCAAGCACTGTTATTAATCCAGGGCAGTATTCTTGCGTATAATAAATTGGTAAAGACGTATATTCATACTACGAATAACCTAGTGATTTATGTTGATCCGGAAACCCGCGTACCAAGAAACTACAATAACTTCATTGGCTTAATGAGCCAATTGTTTAGGGAGGGTAAGGTCCCACCTATGGGTAAGCCCCTCTTTAGCATCGTGGGTGGCATTAACCATGCATTTAATGCTGAGTTGCCTGATCGAAAGATACTGCTTGATGATGTTAGAGGGAGGGAGATACCTATGTCGGTTTTCATAGATTATGTCCTGAGTTTGAAAAAGCCCCTGGTTATGATTGGTGCCTTTCCCAGAGGTTCATTTGAGGAAAGTACCTATTCCCTGGCAGATGATGTTTTTAGGATCAGTAGGTACGTAATGGACACCGCAACAATCCTGTGTAGATTATTAAGTGCGTTAGAGATGAGGCTAGGACTCCTTGCCTAG
- the glmS gene encoding glutamine--fructose-6-phosphate transaminase (isomerizing) — translation MCGIIGITSLPNNLREPIGKVVRRCLERLEYRGYDSVGIAVIKNNYIEVRKGKGKISEVNSRLNFDGVDGTTAMGHTRWATHGKPSDDNSHPHTDCSGTVAVIHNGIISNFLELKEELIKKGHVFKSETDTEIVAHLIEEYLKLGYRPFDAFKAALSKLRGAYAFVVAIAQEPNRLYFARNTSPLVIGIGNGTNFVASDIPAFLEYTNTVIVLRDGEYGYIEPGKVYIERNGVPINIEERIRLISWTPEMASKEGYPHFMLKEIHEQPLAINSTLAGIEEGAFNKVVNAILDSRKILIIGAGTSYHAGLVGDYLLTSMLGLDTHTLISSEYRKYLNAVNDGDTVIAISQSGETIDTLVAVRAFKERGAKIIAISNVIDSAIPRESNYVLYTRAGPEIGVAATKTFTTQLTVLTILALKIGVATGKLTTNEYRSAMDMIGKIPGLLQNVITKTEGKVKALSEHMSKKQSAYYLGRGIGVPLSMEGALKLKEIAYIHAEAYPAGESKHGPIALVEENYPVVFSILDDDNADAMLGNVMEMKARDAYIIGLVPDKYVGKFRELLNVTLEMPSIDYRVAPVIYIVPMQLLAYYTAVARGYDPDKPRNLAKTVTVE, via the coding sequence ATGTGCGGTATTATTGGTATTACGTCATTGCCAAACAACCTCAGGGAACCTATTGGTAAAGTCGTTAGAAGATGCCTCGAGAGACTTGAGTATAGGGGCTACGATTCAGTCGGCATTGCCGTGATTAAGAATAACTACATAGAAGTTAGGAAAGGCAAGGGTAAGATTTCAGAGGTAAATAGTAGGTTGAACTTTGATGGCGTTGATGGCACAACAGCCATGGGGCACACTAGGTGGGCAACCCACGGCAAGCCAAGTGATGATAATTCCCATCCTCATACTGATTGTTCGGGCACGGTAGCCGTGATCCATAACGGCATAATTTCAAACTTCCTGGAGCTTAAGGAAGAGCTCATTAAGAAGGGCCACGTATTTAAGAGCGAGACCGACACTGAAATTGTCGCCCATTTGATTGAGGAATATCTCAAGCTTGGTTATAGACCATTCGATGCCTTTAAGGCGGCTCTATCAAAATTGAGAGGCGCCTATGCATTTGTTGTGGCAATAGCCCAGGAACCCAATAGGCTTTACTTCGCAAGAAATACATCGCCTCTCGTGATTGGCATTGGTAACGGCACTAACTTCGTTGCCAGCGATATACCAGCCTTCCTGGAGTACACAAATACCGTTATAGTGCTTAGGGATGGGGAGTATGGATATATTGAGCCAGGTAAGGTGTATATTGAGAGAAACGGTGTTCCTATAAACATTGAGGAGAGAATTAGGTTAATTAGTTGGACTCCCGAGATGGCTAGCAAGGAGGGCTACCCGCATTTTATGCTGAAGGAGATCCATGAACAACCCCTAGCTATTAATTCAACCCTGGCCGGCATTGAAGAGGGGGCATTCAATAAGGTGGTGAATGCAATCCTGGATTCCAGGAAAATACTCATAATTGGCGCAGGTACTTCATACCACGCTGGGCTTGTTGGTGATTATTTGCTTACCTCAATGCTTGGTTTAGATACTCACACGTTAATATCCTCTGAATATAGGAAGTACCTGAACGCAGTTAATGATGGTGATACGGTAATAGCCATAAGTCAGTCGGGGGAGACCATAGATACATTGGTCGCTGTTAGGGCATTCAAGGAGAGAGGCGCCAAAATAATTGCTATTTCCAATGTAATTGATAGTGCAATACCCAGGGAATCCAATTATGTTTTGTATACCAGGGCAGGCCCTGAAATTGGTGTGGCGGCTACGAAGACCTTCACAACCCAATTAACAGTGTTAACAATACTCGCCCTTAAGATCGGGGTAGCAACAGGCAAGTTAACAACGAATGAGTATAGGAGTGCCATGGATATGATCGGTAAAATACCTGGACTGCTACAGAACGTTATCACTAAGACTGAGGGTAAAGTGAAGGCGCTAAGTGAACACATGAGCAAAAAGCAAAGCGCTTATTATCTGGGTAGGGGCATTGGTGTACCACTGAGCATGGAGGGTGCCCTGAAGTTGAAGGAGATAGCCTATATACATGCTGAGGCTTATCCTGCCGGTGAGAGCAAGCATGGCCCCATTGCATTGGTCGAAGAGAATTACCCCGTTGTCTTTTCTATTCTGGATGATGATAACGCGGATGCCATGCTCGGTAACGTCATGGAGATGAAGGCTAGGGACGCCTACATAATAGGGCTTGTTCCTGATAAGTACGTGGGCAAGTTCAGGGAATTACTGAATGTTACCCTGGAGATGCCTAGTATTGACTATAGGGTGGCTCCAGTAATATACATAGTGCCCATGCAATTGCTTGCCTATTACACAGCAGTGGCTCGGGGGTATGACCCAGATAAACCAAGGAATTTAGCCAAGACAGTGACAGTGGAGTGA